In a genomic window of Enterobacter asburiae:
- a CDS encoding PLP-dependent aminotransferase family protein, translating into MTRYQHLANLLAERIEQGLYRSGERLPSVRALSQEHGVSISTIQQAYQILENLQLITPQPRSGYFVSQRKAQPPVPAMTRPVQRPVDVTQWDEVMMLLDARADKEMISFGGGSPDVNQPSLKPLWREMSRIAQHNPSEMLSYDVLDGRLELREQIARLMLDSGSTVAANEIVITNGCHGALSIALLSVCKPGDIVAVESPSFHGTMQMLRGFDIKAIEIPTDPETGISIEALELALEQWPIKAVILVPNCNNPLGFIMPEARKKQVLALAQRHDIVIVEDDIYGELAAEYPRPRTIHSMDIDGRVILCSSFTKTVAPGLRVGWIVPGRYYDRVMHMKYAAGGFNVPGTQMAVAAFIRDGHYHRHVRRMRQIYQQNMETYTCWVRQYFPAEICVTRPQGSFLLWIELPEKVDMVCVSKQLCRLKIQAAAGSLFSASGKYRNCLRINVALPPTEKNREALKKMGEAIVIAMEEG; encoded by the coding sequence ATGACGCGCTATCAACATCTGGCCAACCTTCTGGCAGAACGCATTGAACAAGGGCTGTACCGCAGCGGCGAACGTCTGCCGTCGGTGCGCGCGCTGAGCCAGGAGCACGGCGTGAGCATCAGCACCATACAGCAGGCCTACCAGATCCTCGAAAACCTCCAGCTCATCACACCCCAGCCGCGCTCCGGCTATTTTGTCTCGCAGCGCAAGGCCCAGCCGCCTGTCCCGGCCATGACCCGCCCGGTTCAGCGCCCGGTGGACGTCACCCAGTGGGACGAGGTGATGATGCTGCTGGACGCCCGCGCCGACAAAGAGATGATCTCCTTCGGCGGCGGCTCGCCGGACGTGAATCAGCCGAGCCTGAAGCCCCTGTGGCGCGAGATGAGCCGTATCGCGCAGCATAACCCGAGCGAGATGCTGAGCTATGACGTGCTCGACGGGCGCCTGGAGCTGCGCGAGCAGATCGCCCGCCTGATGCTGGACAGCGGCTCTACCGTGGCGGCGAACGAGATTGTCATCACCAACGGCTGCCACGGCGCGCTGTCGATCGCCCTGCTCTCGGTGTGTAAACCGGGGGACATCGTGGCGGTAGAATCGCCGTCGTTCCACGGCACCATGCAGATGCTACGCGGGTTTGACATCAAGGCGATTGAAATTCCTACCGATCCCGAGACCGGGATCAGCATCGAGGCGTTAGAGCTGGCGCTGGAGCAGTGGCCGATCAAGGCGGTGATCCTGGTGCCCAACTGCAATAACCCGCTCGGCTTTATCATGCCCGAAGCGCGGAAAAAGCAGGTGTTAGCCCTCGCCCAGCGGCACGATATCGTGATTGTGGAGGATGACATTTACGGCGAGCTGGCGGCGGAGTACCCGCGCCCTCGCACTATTCATTCGATGGATATCGACGGCCGCGTGATCCTCTGCAGCTCATTTACCAAAACCGTGGCGCCGGGCCTGCGCGTCGGCTGGATTGTGCCGGGGCGCTATTACGACCGGGTGATGCACATGAAATACGCCGCGGGCGGGTTTAACGTGCCGGGCACCCAGATGGCGGTGGCGGCGTTTATTCGCGACGGGCATTACCATCGCCACGTGCGCCGTATGCGCCAGATTTATCAGCAGAATATGGAAACCTACACCTGCTGGGTGCGGCAGTATTTTCCGGCAGAGATTTGCGTCACGCGCCCGCAGGGTAGCTTCCTGCTGTGGATTGAGCTGCCGGAGAAGGTCGACATGGTGTGCGTCAGCAAGCAGCTGTGTCGGCTGAAGATCCAGGCCGCGGCCGGGTCGCTGTTTTCCGCCTCCGGGAAGTACCGCAACTGTTTGCGGATCAACGTGGCGCTGCCGCCGACGGAGAAAAATCGTGAAGCGTTGAAGAAGATGGGCGAGGCGATTGTGATTGCGATGGAGGAGGGCTAG
- a CDS encoding DUF1127 domain-containing protein, with protein sequence MEFYENRSKRPFIVFVWIGKTICSWYRINRTRRILSQMSDEQLKDVGLSRNDI encoded by the coding sequence ATGGAATTCTACGAAAACCGTTCAAAACGTCCGTTTATTGTGTTTGTCTGGATCGGCAAAACGATCTGCAGCTGGTATCGCATCAACCGTACCCGCCGCATCCTGAGCCAGATGAGCGACGAGCAGCTCAAGGACGTTGGGTTATCCCGCAATGATATTTAA
- a CDS encoding PLP-dependent aminotransferase family protein: MKPGYHEIYTRYRDNITRGVLKPGDKVPAIRVLAEELKVARKTVETAYAILTGEGYLVSQGARGTRVNPDLLLPDKPAPAEQPTGALPASLISQRERAGFLRPGIPALDSFPYKKWLLLAGQATRAMRQEEMLNPPVLGWYPLRQAIASYLNISRGLSCSAEQVLITSGYSGSLRLILDTLASRSDKVVFEDPGYFMGQQLLKRIVPRLHTVPVDRSGIDTEYLLRHHRDARFAIVTPSHQSPLAVTLSLPRKQQLLDWASQNEAWIIEDDYDGEFHYTRKVLPSLKSLDRHDRVIFMGTFSKTIMPSLRMGYVVMPASTVGAFTDCADITTSGQPVLTQKILTAFLNEGHFFRHLKKMRALYQTRRDWMIAALREVYGDLFFTEQNDGGMHVVAFLTKGSCDREVARCWQEQQLQVNALSEWYRGSGKRYGLVMGYNNVRTYEEAVELLERPKRQTLALLD; this comes from the coding sequence ATGAAGCCGGGCTATCACGAGATTTATACCCGCTATCGCGACAACATCACGCGCGGGGTGCTGAAGCCGGGCGATAAGGTGCCTGCCATCCGCGTGCTGGCGGAAGAGTTGAAGGTGGCGCGTAAAACCGTCGAAACGGCGTATGCCATTCTGACAGGTGAAGGGTATCTGGTGAGCCAGGGCGCGCGCGGCACGCGGGTTAACCCCGATTTACTGCTGCCAGATAAGCCTGCCCCTGCGGAACAGCCCACCGGAGCGCTTCCGGCATCGCTCATCAGCCAGCGCGAGCGGGCGGGGTTTCTGCGCCCCGGCATACCCGCCCTCGACAGCTTCCCGTATAAAAAATGGCTGCTGCTGGCGGGCCAGGCGACTCGCGCCATGCGTCAGGAGGAGATGCTCAACCCGCCCGTTCTGGGCTGGTATCCGCTGCGCCAGGCCATCGCCAGCTATCTCAACATTTCACGTGGGCTGTCCTGCAGCGCCGAACAGGTGCTGATCACCAGCGGCTACAGCGGCAGCCTGCGGCTGATCCTCGACACCCTCGCCAGCCGCAGCGACAAGGTGGTGTTTGAGGATCCGGGCTACTTTATGGGCCAGCAATTGCTCAAGCGGATCGTGCCGCGCCTGCACACCGTGCCGGTCGATCGTTCGGGTATCGATACCGAGTACCTGCTCCGTCACCATCGCGACGCGCGTTTTGCCATCGTCACCCCGTCGCACCAGAGCCCGCTGGCGGTGACGCTCTCGCTGCCGCGCAAGCAGCAGTTGCTCGACTGGGCCAGCCAGAACGAAGCGTGGATCATCGAAGATGATTATGACGGAGAGTTTCACTACACCCGCAAAGTGCTGCCGTCGCTGAAAAGCCTCGACCGGCATGACCGGGTGATTTTTATGGGCACCTTCAGTAAAACCATCATGCCTTCGCTGCGCATGGGCTACGTGGTGATGCCCGCCAGCACCGTCGGGGCTTTTACCGACTGCGCGGACATTACCACCAGCGGCCAGCCGGTGCTGACGCAAAAGATCCTCACCGCGTTTCTCAACGAAGGGCATTTTTTCCGTCATTTGAAAAAGATGCGCGCGCTGTATCAGACCCGCCGCGACTGGATGATTGCCGCCCTGCGCGAGGTGTATGGCGATCTGTTTTTCACCGAGCAAAACGACGGCGGAATGCATGTTGTGGCGTTCCTGACCAAAGGAAGCTGTGACCGGGAAGTGGCGCGCTGCTGGCAGGAACAGCAGTTGCAGGTGAACGCGCTTTCGGAGTGGTATCGCGGGTCGGGCAAACGCTACGGGCTGGTGATGGGCTATAACAACGTGCGGACGTATGAAGAGGCGGTTGAGCTGCTGGAAAGGCCGAAGCGGCAGACGCTTGCGCTGTTGGACTGA
- a CDS encoding carboxymuconolactone decarboxylase family protein codes for MSTRVNHHKVTPALANALSALSMEVAKTSIDPALKHLIDIRVSQLNGCTFCLDMHSKEAKIAGERELRLYHLAAWRESPLFSAREKAALAFTEALTQIGVHGVSDALYRSVAEHFSDVEISELNFAIVAINAWNRLGITSRMAPGSLDAAYGLNKANLE; via the coding sequence ATGAGCACTCGCGTTAACCACCATAAAGTTACACCTGCCCTCGCCAACGCGCTGTCTGCCCTGAGCATGGAGGTGGCAAAAACCTCCATCGACCCGGCGCTGAAGCATCTGATCGACATTCGCGTATCGCAGCTGAACGGCTGTACCTTCTGCCTGGATATGCACTCGAAAGAGGCCAAAATTGCCGGCGAGCGCGAGCTGCGCCTGTACCATCTGGCGGCCTGGCGCGAGTCCCCGCTGTTCAGCGCCCGGGAGAAAGCCGCGCTGGCCTTCACCGAAGCGCTGACCCAGATTGGCGTTCACGGCGTGAGCGACGCGCTGTACCGCAGCGTGGCGGAGCACTTCTCGGACGTGGAGATTTCAGAGCTGAACTTCGCCATCGTGGCGATCAACGCCTGGAACCGTCTGGGGATCACCTCCCGCATGGCGCCGGGCTCGCTGGACGCGGCTTACGGGCTGAATAAGGCTAACCTGGAATAG
- a CDS encoding LysR family transcriptional regulator: MHRSGLTELEVVMAVVRRGSFRGAAQELGMSATAVSNAIAGLESRLDSRLFNRTTRSVALTDAGQRYVARIGPALQEIRLAGEEIHSDTGEPAGTLRLNVPNHIGTLFLDQLLIDFMIRYPKMRVETVSEARMIDIVAEGYDAGIRLEESVPQDMIAVPLTGEIRQLVTATPDYFARHGIPQTPDDLLSHQGIGMRMAHGGIYRWELARRGETYALAVPPRFATSDLFASIRAVKAGLGVGFLPELYIREELENGELVSVLNDWAQPFAGLRLYYPGHRHVPPGLRALVAMIRERGTIPG, from the coding sequence ATGCATCGTTCAGGTCTGACAGAGCTGGAAGTGGTCATGGCGGTGGTGCGGCGCGGCAGCTTTCGCGGCGCGGCGCAGGAGCTGGGCATGTCCGCCACGGCGGTCAGTAACGCCATCGCCGGACTGGAGAGCCGCCTTGATAGCCGCCTCTTTAACCGCACCACCCGCAGCGTGGCGCTCACCGACGCCGGACAGCGCTACGTGGCGCGTATCGGCCCGGCCCTGCAGGAGATCCGTCTCGCCGGCGAGGAGATCCACAGCGACACCGGGGAACCCGCCGGCACGCTGCGTCTGAACGTGCCGAACCATATCGGCACCCTGTTTCTGGACCAACTGCTGATCGACTTTATGATCCGCTATCCGAAGATGCGCGTGGAAACGGTGAGCGAAGCGAGGATGATCGACATCGTCGCGGAAGGCTATGACGCGGGGATCCGCCTCGAAGAGTCCGTGCCGCAGGATATGATCGCCGTGCCGCTGACCGGGGAGATCCGCCAGCTGGTCACCGCCACGCCGGACTATTTTGCCCGTCACGGCATTCCGCAGACGCCGGACGATCTGCTTTCACATCAGGGGATCGGCATGCGCATGGCCCACGGCGGGATCTACCGCTGGGAGCTGGCGCGTCGGGGGGAAACGTACGCCCTTGCCGTACCGCCGCGCTTTGCGACATCCGATCTTTTTGCCTCGATCCGCGCCGTAAAGGCGGGATTAGGGGTAGGATTTTTGCCGGAACTGTATATCCGGGAAGAACTTGAGAATGGAGAGCTGGTGAGCGTTTTAAACGACTGGGCGCAGCCCTTTGCCGGGCTACGCCTGTATTACCCCGGCCATCGCCACGTCCCGCCGGGATTACGGGCGCTGGTGGCGATGATCCGCGAGCGCGGAACTATTCCAGGTTAG
- a CDS encoding aldehyde dehydrogenase family protein has product MHTIEQIFINGEFVTPHGTEWFDLYNPATAQVIGQVRLADEVDAERAVAAAKAAFPAWSKTTKQERIAALKRMHAAVAARHDDLLEAVIEEYGAPASRSAWMASYPTEVIAQAIEALEAFEFVTSAGAATVQMTPLGVAGLITPWNSDAGFICGKLAAALAAGCTAVIKPSEMSALQTQIVTEALRDAALPPGVFNIVTGRGETVGETISRHPDVAKISFTGSTNTGKAILRNAAESFKRVTLELGGKSPTILLDDVDLAQAIPLVIQAGFMNSGQACVAGTRILVPQARKAEIETALAQAVAAVRSGDPRDSATDVGPMVSEKQWLRVQGYIRKGIEEGAHLLAGGEGRPDGTRDGWFVRPTLFTDVNNRMTIARDEIFGPVLCVIPYRDEAEAVAIANDTDYGLSAMVLGSDAERARRVAQQIVSGRVLVNTLAHEPKAPFGGFKYSGVGREMGEWGIRAFMEPRSVLG; this is encoded by the coding sequence ATGCACACCATCGAACAGATCTTTATTAACGGCGAATTTGTTACCCCGCACGGCACCGAGTGGTTTGATTTGTACAACCCGGCGACGGCGCAGGTTATAGGGCAGGTACGTCTGGCGGATGAGGTTGACGCAGAGCGCGCCGTTGCGGCGGCAAAAGCGGCGTTTCCGGCGTGGTCGAAGACCACAAAGCAGGAACGCATCGCGGCGCTGAAGCGCATGCACGCCGCCGTGGCCGCTCGTCACGACGATCTGCTGGAAGCGGTCATCGAAGAGTACGGCGCCCCAGCCTCGCGCTCGGCGTGGATGGCCAGCTATCCGACGGAAGTGATTGCTCAGGCCATTGAGGCGCTGGAGGCGTTTGAGTTCGTCACCTCCGCAGGCGCTGCAACGGTGCAGATGACGCCGCTTGGGGTAGCCGGGCTTATCACACCCTGGAACAGCGACGCCGGGTTTATCTGCGGCAAGCTGGCGGCCGCGCTGGCGGCGGGCTGCACGGCGGTCATCAAGCCGAGCGAAATGAGCGCCCTGCAAACGCAGATTGTCACCGAAGCGCTGCGCGACGCCGCCCTGCCGCCGGGCGTGTTTAACATCGTCACCGGACGCGGCGAGACGGTAGGTGAGACCATCAGCCGCCATCCGGACGTGGCAAAAATCTCGTTTACCGGCTCCACGAATACCGGCAAAGCGATCCTGCGCAATGCGGCGGAGAGCTTTAAGCGCGTAACGCTGGAGTTAGGCGGTAAATCGCCGACCATCCTGCTGGATGATGTGGATCTGGCGCAGGCGATCCCGCTGGTGATTCAGGCCGGGTTTATGAACAGCGGGCAGGCGTGCGTGGCCGGAACGCGTATTCTGGTGCCGCAGGCGCGTAAGGCGGAGATTGAAACCGCGCTGGCGCAGGCCGTCGCTGCAGTGAGATCCGGCGACCCGCGCGACAGCGCGACGGACGTCGGCCCTATGGTCAGCGAAAAGCAGTGGCTGCGGGTGCAGGGCTATATCCGTAAAGGCATCGAAGAGGGGGCGCATCTGCTGGCGGGTGGTGAAGGGAGACCGGACGGGACGCGAGACGGCTGGTTTGTGCGCCCGACGCTGTTTACCGACGTGAACAACCGGATGACGATCGCCCGTGACGAGATTTTTGGCCCGGTGCTGTGCGTCATCCCCTATCGTGACGAGGCGGAGGCTGTTGCGATTGCCAACGACACGGACTACGGCCTGAGCGCGATGGTGCTGGGCAGCGATGCGGAGCGCGCGCGCCGCGTAGCGCAGCAGATTGTCTCCGGTCGCGTGCTGGTGAACACCCTTGCCCATGAACCGAAAGCGCCGTTCGGCGGGTTTAAGTACTCCGGCGTGGGGCGCGAGATGGGCGAGTGGGGGATTAGGGCGTTTATGGAGCCGAGGTCGGTTCTGGGCTAA
- a CDS encoding antibiotic biosynthesis monooxygenase, whose protein sequence is MIAVIFEAKAAPAHQARYLQLAAELKPLLADIDGFIDIERFQSLTTDGKILSLSWWRDEEAVRRWKQNVFHQAAQAEGRESIFTFYRIRVAQLVREYSSETGGHADV, encoded by the coding sequence ATGATCGCAGTCATTTTCGAAGCCAAAGCCGCGCCTGCCCATCAGGCGCGCTACCTGCAGCTTGCCGCAGAGCTTAAGCCTTTGCTGGCCGACATCGACGGCTTTATTGATATCGAACGGTTCCAGAGCCTGACGACCGACGGCAAAATCCTGTCCCTTTCCTGGTGGCGGGATGAAGAGGCCGTCCGCCGCTGGAAGCAGAACGTTTTCCATCAGGCGGCGCAGGCCGAAGGGCGGGAGTCGATTTTTACTTTCTACCGTATTCGGGTGGCGCAGCTGGTGCGGGAATACAGTTCCGAAACCGGAGGGCACGCGGATGTATGA
- a CDS encoding amino acid-binding protein, producing the protein MYDVHVIFSDRPGELARFGELLGRNGVGLEGGGVFGTDAHFLVEDGEKARRVLMEAGFIVQAVCRPVIRKLKQERPGELGEIAAALAARGVSVLTQYSDHANHLILLTDDDKLAAEITEPWAAHVKDKLTD; encoded by the coding sequence ATGTATGACGTTCACGTGATTTTCAGCGACAGGCCCGGCGAGCTGGCGCGCTTTGGAGAGCTGTTGGGGCGCAACGGCGTGGGGCTTGAGGGCGGCGGCGTATTCGGTACCGATGCCCATTTCCTGGTGGAGGACGGGGAAAAAGCCCGCCGCGTGTTGATGGAGGCCGGGTTTATCGTGCAGGCGGTGTGCAGGCCGGTTATCAGAAAACTCAAGCAGGAGCGGCCCGGCGAGCTGGGTGAAATTGCGGCGGCGCTGGCGGCACGCGGCGTGTCTGTTCTTACCCAGTACAGCGACCATGCAAATCACCTTATTCTGCTGACGGATGATGATAAGCTGGCCGCAGAGATCACCGAACCCTGGGCGGCACATGTTAAAGACAAGCTTACCGACTGA
- a CDS encoding winged helix-turn-helix transcriptional regulator: protein MLKTSLPTDNSVALEQAIAAVAAAMADPSRVKMLCALMDGRAWTATELSTAADVAPSTASGHLARLVEGKLITCLSQGRHRYYRLAGHDVAELVEQMMGLSWSRIAPPETTAPKAMREARTCYDHLAGTVAVQIYDFMQAEGWLESDGSALTLHGRERFMKLGIPINSQSRRKACCACLDWSERRFHLGGEAGAALLIHLESKGWIQRVPGYREVVVTASGKGAITRHFSR, encoded by the coding sequence ATGTTAAAGACAAGCTTACCGACTGATAACAGCGTGGCGCTGGAACAGGCCATCGCGGCGGTGGCGGCGGCAATGGCCGATCCGTCGCGGGTGAAGATGCTGTGCGCGCTGATGGACGGGCGAGCATGGACCGCCACCGAACTGAGCACCGCGGCAGACGTCGCCCCGTCGACCGCCAGCGGGCATCTCGCCCGGCTGGTGGAGGGAAAGTTGATTACCTGCCTGTCTCAGGGGCGGCACCGCTACTATCGTCTGGCGGGGCACGACGTGGCGGAGTTGGTCGAACAGATGATGGGGCTCTCCTGGAGCCGCATTGCGCCGCCGGAAACCACCGCGCCGAAGGCCATGCGGGAAGCGCGGACCTGCTACGACCATCTTGCCGGAACGGTCGCGGTGCAAATCTATGATTTCATGCAGGCAGAAGGCTGGCTGGAGTCAGACGGTTCAGCGCTCACACTGCATGGCCGGGAGCGGTTTATGAAGCTTGGGATTCCGATAAATTCTCAATCCCGTCGCAAGGCCTGCTGCGCCTGTCTGGACTGGAGCGAGCGGCGGTTTCATCTTGGCGGTGAGGCGGGCGCGGCGCTGCTTATTCATCTGGAAAGCAAAGGGTGGATACAGCGGGTGCCGGGGTACAGGGAGGTGGTAGTGACGGCGTCGGGGAAGGGTGCTATCACTCGCCATTTTAGCCGCTAA
- a CDS encoding MarR family transcriptional regulator, with product MSEEELFSRRPMGMRMAMIVRQWRAVIDDAILDTGLTQSSWTVMMQLHQLGDNVSMSELAEVQGIELPPLMRTLTQLEKQGYLLRTTSPYDKRIRLLTLTPEGKAILKRLTQVIETYQARVSQHIAPEHIEIFSATLNQIACNLRTIREEDNKTEK from the coding sequence ATGAGTGAAGAAGAACTGTTTAGCCGCAGGCCGATGGGCATGCGGATGGCGATGATCGTGCGCCAGTGGCGTGCGGTGATCGACGACGCCATTCTCGATACCGGGTTAACCCAGTCGAGCTGGACGGTGATGATGCAGCTTCATCAGCTCGGGGATAACGTTTCAATGAGTGAGCTGGCGGAGGTGCAGGGCATTGAACTGCCGCCGCTGATGCGCACCCTGACACAGCTGGAAAAACAGGGTTACCTGCTGCGCACCACATCGCCTTATGACAAGCGCATCCGGCTTCTGACGCTGACGCCTGAGGGAAAAGCCATATTAAAAAGGCTCACTCAGGTGATTGAGACCTATCAGGCGCGCGTATCGCAACACATCGCGCCGGAACATATCGAGATTTTCAGCGCTACGTTGAATCAAATCGCCTGCAATTTGCGGACAATCCGCGAAGAAGACAACAAGACCGAAAAATAA
- a CDS encoding HlyD family secretion protein: MMTPEQKFARWVRVSIASFLLMFIYFVVADIWIPLTPDSTVMRVVTPVSPRVSGYVAAVHVHNNSQVKKGDLLFELDDTPFRNKVEAAQIALEQARLSNEQLDAQIAAAQASLKTAVLTARNDKVTFDRYQKLSTLQNVSQADLDKVRTAWQSSEQSVSSIQANIRNLRIQRGEREEHRNVTLQKYRNALDEAELNLGWTKVYAQADGTVSNLQLSPGFYASSGSAALALVNNQTDIVADFREKSLRHTHQGTDAAVVFDAFPGQVFRAHVASSDAGILAGQEAVNGQLSQPETSNRWVRDAQRMRIHVTLDDSLPKPLPTGARATVQLYNSEGPFARFFSGMQIHLVSLLHYVY, translated from the coding sequence ATAATGACCCCTGAACAAAAGTTTGCCCGCTGGGTAAGGGTGAGTATTGCCTCTTTCCTGCTGATGTTTATCTATTTTGTCGTCGCGGATATCTGGATCCCGCTGACGCCGGACTCCACCGTGATGCGCGTAGTGACGCCGGTTTCTCCGCGCGTCTCCGGCTACGTGGCGGCGGTACATGTCCACAACAACAGCCAGGTGAAGAAAGGCGATCTGCTGTTTGAGCTCGACGACACGCCGTTTCGCAATAAAGTGGAAGCGGCGCAAATCGCGCTGGAGCAGGCACGCCTGTCCAACGAACAGCTGGACGCGCAGATCGCCGCCGCGCAGGCCAGCCTGAAAACCGCGGTGCTGACGGCGCGGAACGACAAAGTGACCTTTGACCGCTACCAGAAACTGAGCACGTTACAGAACGTTTCGCAGGCAGATCTGGATAAAGTTCGCACCGCCTGGCAGAGCAGCGAGCAGTCCGTCAGCTCCATTCAGGCCAACATCCGGAACCTGCGCATCCAGCGCGGCGAGCGCGAAGAGCACCGCAACGTGACGCTGCAAAAATACCGCAACGCGCTGGATGAAGCAGAGCTGAACCTCGGCTGGACAAAGGTCTACGCCCAGGCGGACGGCACGGTCAGTAACCTGCAGTTAAGTCCCGGTTTTTACGCCTCATCCGGCTCCGCCGCGCTGGCGCTGGTAAACAACCAGACCGATATCGTGGCCGATTTCCGCGAGAAGAGCCTGCGCCATACCCATCAGGGCACCGATGCCGCCGTGGTGTTTGACGCCTTCCCGGGACAGGTGTTCCGCGCCCACGTGGCCAGCAGTGACGCGGGGATCCTCGCAGGCCAGGAGGCGGTTAACGGCCAGCTCTCCCAGCCGGAGACCTCTAACCGCTGGGTACGAGACGCCCAGCGCATGCGCATTCACGTCACGCTGGATGATTCGCTGCCGAAGCCGCTGCCAACCGGCGCGCGGGCAACCGTGCAACTCTACAACAGCGAAGGGCCGTTTGCGCGCTTCTTCTCAGGGATGCAGATCCACCTGGTGAGCCTGCTGCACTATGTCTATTAA
- a CDS encoding DUF2955 domain-containing protein, with protein sequence MSINTLARVFTPHGNIVYTANDFRQTLRIVFAGMIALSISSFYNTSYGVFFVVYPIMLLSLVPVFNRHVAKQFIFSASLNCIEMVIIIGYLSQWPVIMTLVVFALYVMRFRFMSKGPLFLFGSMGVVCQSVMLNFMSYPTTNWHTLLFSNIEASVMAVCLSALMNYLLPDVEPRKPPPLIEKDDARVRHESLLSGSVATMIFVVFQISDLSDSLSALMAGILILFPMHYRGAVMSSIWRVAGVVLGCLYILVVQLILYDHSSHMLLMMPLIGLGLAFGARLHVMEKVGAGVGFSSITTIGIMFGQNMHPDSDLVFSDLYRITSVTFSLVATLTMVFLVHLILNRFEATRYVIAPPKVD encoded by the coding sequence ATGTCTATTAATACGCTGGCGCGGGTGTTTACCCCGCACGGCAACATCGTCTATACGGCAAACGACTTTCGCCAGACCCTGCGCATCGTCTTTGCCGGGATGATTGCCCTGAGCATATCGAGCTTCTACAACACCAGCTATGGCGTGTTTTTCGTGGTCTACCCGATCATGCTGCTGTCGCTGGTGCCGGTGTTTAACCGCCACGTGGCGAAGCAGTTTATCTTCAGCGCATCGCTAAACTGCATCGAAATGGTGATTATCATCGGCTATCTGTCGCAATGGCCGGTTATCATGACGCTGGTGGTGTTTGCCCTGTACGTGATGCGTTTTCGCTTTATGAGCAAAGGGCCGCTGTTCCTGTTTGGCTCGATGGGCGTGGTGTGCCAGAGCGTAATGCTCAACTTTATGAGCTACCCCACCACCAACTGGCACACGCTGCTGTTTTCCAACATCGAAGCGAGCGTGATGGCGGTGTGCCTGAGCGCGCTGATGAACTACCTGCTGCCAGACGTTGAGCCCCGCAAGCCGCCGCCGCTGATTGAGAAAGACGACGCCCGCGTGCGCCACGAGTCGCTGCTCTCCGGCAGCGTCGCGACGATGATTTTCGTGGTGTTTCAGATTAGCGACTTAAGCGATTCGCTCTCTGCGCTGATGGCAGGGATTCTGATCCTGTTCCCGATGCACTATCGCGGCGCGGTGATGAGCTCCATCTGGCGCGTGGCCGGGGTGGTGCTGGGCTGCCTCTATATTCTGGTGGTGCAGCTTATCCTCTACGATCACAGCAGCCATATGCTGCTGATGATGCCGCTGATTGGCCTCGGGCTGGCGTTTGGCGCGCGTCTGCACGTGATGGAGAAAGTGGGCGCGGGCGTGGGTTTTTCCAGCATCACCACCATCGGCATTATGTTCGGGCAGAACATGCACCCGGACAGCGATCTGGTGTTCAGCGATCTCTACCGCATCACCTCCGTGACATTTTCGCTGGTGGCGACGCTGACGATGGTCTTCCTGGTGCACCTGATCCTCAACCGCTTCGAGGCAACGCGCTACGTCATCGCGCCGCCCAAAGTAGATTAA